In Sphingobacterium sp. PCS056, the following proteins share a genomic window:
- a CDS encoding 7-carboxy-7-deazaguanine synthase QueE — protein sequence MSHQVPEDGTLLPLMEEFYTIQGEGFHTGKAAYFIRLGGCDVGCHWCDVKESWDANLHPLTTADQIIENAKKYPAKTVVITGGEPLIYNLDYLTKGLHKAGIQTFIETSGAYPLSGEWDWICLSPKKFKAPRKDVLEAAGELKVIVFNKSDFEWAEEHSKLVNSDCKLYLQPEWSKYAEMTPLIIDHVKDNPKWNISLQTHKYLNIP from the coding sequence ATGTCACATCAAGTTCCAGAAGACGGTACTTTGCTTCCGTTAATGGAAGAATTCTATACAATTCAGGGAGAGGGATTTCACACAGGAAAAGCTGCATATTTTATTCGATTGGGAGGATGTGATGTCGGTTGTCATTGGTGTGATGTCAAAGAAAGCTGGGATGCTAATTTACACCCATTGACTACTGCAGACCAGATTATTGAAAATGCTAAAAAATATCCAGCGAAAACCGTTGTCATTACCGGAGGGGAACCTTTAATCTATAATTTAGACTATCTGACAAAAGGATTGCACAAAGCTGGTATTCAAACGTTTATTGAAACATCAGGAGCCTATCCACTCAGTGGAGAATGGGATTGGATCTGTCTATCTCCAAAAAAATTCAAAGCCCCTAGAAAAGATGTTTTAGAAGCTGCAGGCGAATTAAAAGTCATCGTTTTCAATAAAAGTGATTTTGAATGGGCAGAGGAGCATTCAAAACTAGTCAACAGCGATTGTAAACTATACCTACAACCTGAATGGTCTAAGTATGCCGAAATGACTCCGCTCATCATTGATCATGTTAAAGATAATCCGAAATGGAATATCTCACTACAGACACATAAATATTTGAACATCCCTTAA
- a CDS encoding Gfo/Idh/MocA family oxidoreductase, whose amino-acid sequence MEKLIRILVVGCGNMGASHARAYHDLAGFEIVGLVSRGASKTALNKKLSSSYPEFDDFEQALLATKPDAVCISTYPDTHESYAIKAFEAGAHVFIEKPVADTVLGAQQVIDAASRCRKKLVVGYILRYHPSWEKFISISRTLGTPLVMRMNLNQQSHGYMWNVHRNLMGSLSPIVDCGVHYIDVMCQMTDAKPIRVSAIGARLTTDIPETNYNYGQLQLHFDDGSVGWYEAGWGPMVSQTAFFVKDVFGPRGSVSIVPQEAVKDGVSDSVEAHTKTESIRVHHADIDENNEFLKADEWIRLEDEPNHQDLCNREQLFFQKAIIEDLDLTKQSEDALNSLRIAFACDEAVKTKKVIDLS is encoded by the coding sequence ATGGAGAAATTAATTAGGATTTTAGTTGTAGGATGTGGTAATATGGGTGCTTCTCACGCACGTGCTTATCATGATCTTGCTGGATTTGAAATTGTTGGTCTGGTGTCTCGCGGAGCGAGTAAGACTGCGTTAAATAAAAAGCTAAGTTCGAGCTATCCTGAATTTGATGATTTTGAACAGGCTCTTCTAGCAACTAAGCCGGATGCTGTATGTATTTCAACCTATCCTGATACACATGAAAGCTATGCCATTAAAGCTTTTGAAGCAGGTGCTCATGTTTTTATCGAAAAACCTGTCGCAGATACGGTTTTAGGAGCGCAACAGGTGATTGACGCGGCATCAAGGTGTCGAAAAAAGCTAGTGGTAGGCTATATTTTGCGGTATCATCCGTCTTGGGAAAAATTTATTTCCATCAGTCGCACGTTGGGTACACCCTTGGTCATGCGCATGAATTTGAACCAGCAGAGTCATGGATACATGTGGAATGTACATCGTAATCTGATGGGTAGCTTAAGCCCCATCGTCGATTGTGGTGTGCATTATATCGATGTGATGTGTCAAATGACAGATGCAAAACCAATCCGTGTTTCTGCGATAGGAGCCCGGCTGACTACCGATATACCAGAAACAAACTATAATTATGGACAGCTCCAGTTGCATTTTGATGATGGTTCTGTGGGATGGTATGAAGCAGGTTGGGGACCTATGGTGAGTCAGACCGCTTTTTTTGTGAAAGATGTATTTGGACCTAGAGGGTCTGTATCTATCGTGCCTCAGGAAGCTGTGAAAGATGGCGTTTCGGACTCTGTAGAGGCTCATACCAAAACAGAATCTATTCGTGTTCATCATGCCGATATTGATGAGAATAATGAATTTTTAAAAGCGGATGAATGGATTAGGCTTGAGGATGAACCTAATCATCAGGATTTATGTAATCGCGAACAGTTGTTTTTTCAAAAAGCAATTATTGAAGATCTGGATTTAACCAAACAATCTGAAGATGCGTTAAATAGTCTGCGTATTGCATTTGCCTGTGACGAAGCTGTAAAAACAAAGAAGGTCATTGATTTATCATGA
- a CDS encoding Gfo/Idh/MocA family protein, with amino-acid sequence MNLENLNRRSFLKKTNTMVLGTALAASSLDLYANNASKKIKIGLVGCGGRGTGAASQALRADPNVIITAVADIFQDQIDLCLDSLKQISKDQVKVDDSNIFLGFLGFQKLMDTDVDVVLLCSPPNFRPDHLEEAVKRGKHIFCEKPVAVDIPNLKRVFESVKLAKDKNLCLVSGFCFRYATPNREIFQKIKQGDVGAIQSISTFRFGGELSHKERQANWSDLEYQLRNWFYFQRYSGDLIVEQAIHSVDMMAWALGDIVPKTIIATGGRQSREQDKLGNVFDHMSIEFDYGNGLKGFHSCRQQNGTDSRNTVEVIGKNGRANLNIPSNFEVYGDKAWKFTGRNNNMYQTQHDELFEAIRNKKVINDGQHLANSTLLAIWSRAAAYTGKAITYEQIMQSTEVLGPTSTEYHWSMQADHRAIPQPGKTPFV; translated from the coding sequence ATGAATTTAGAAAATCTAAATCGTCGTTCTTTTCTAAAGAAAACAAATACCATGGTCTTGGGTACTGCCTTAGCTGCTTCAAGTCTAGACTTGTACGCGAATAATGCTTCGAAGAAAATTAAAATCGGACTTGTAGGTTGCGGCGGTAGAGGAACGGGCGCAGCTTCACAGGCGTTGCGGGCAGATCCAAATGTCATCATTACGGCTGTTGCCGATATATTTCAAGATCAAATTGACCTATGTCTTGATTCTCTAAAACAAATTTCTAAAGATCAAGTGAAAGTGGATGATAGCAATATCTTTTTGGGTTTTCTAGGCTTTCAGAAATTGATGGATACCGATGTGGATGTGGTATTGCTCTGTTCTCCTCCAAATTTCAGACCTGATCATTTGGAAGAAGCAGTGAAAAGGGGCAAGCATATTTTTTGTGAAAAACCGGTGGCTGTTGATATTCCCAATCTGAAAAGAGTTTTTGAAAGTGTCAAGCTTGCAAAAGATAAAAACCTTTGTCTGGTGAGTGGTTTTTGTTTTCGCTATGCGACACCAAACCGCGAGATTTTTCAAAAGATCAAACAAGGTGATGTCGGTGCTATACAATCCATTTCTACATTTAGGTTTGGAGGAGAATTGTCGCATAAAGAGAGGCAGGCAAACTGGTCTGATCTGGAGTATCAATTGCGAAACTGGTTTTATTTTCAAAGATACTCAGGTGATTTGATCGTAGAGCAAGCGATCCATAGTGTCGATATGATGGCTTGGGCATTGGGTGATATTGTTCCTAAGACTATTATTGCGACTGGTGGAAGACAGTCTCGTGAACAGGATAAATTGGGTAATGTATTTGATCATATGTCCATCGAATTTGATTACGGTAATGGATTGAAAGGTTTTCACTCCTGTCGCCAACAGAATGGTACCGATTCAAGAAATACGGTAGAGGTGATCGGAAAGAATGGGCGTGCAAACTTAAATATTCCTTCTAATTTTGAGGTGTATGGTGATAAAGCCTGGAAATTTACGGGAAGGAATAACAACATGTACCAAACTCAGCACGATGAGCTTTTTGAAGCCATTCGCAATAAGAAAGTGATCAATGATGGGCAACATCTTGCTAACAGTACGTTACTTGCAATTTGGTCTAGAGCAGCTGCATATACTGGAAAAGCAATCACATATGAGCAGATCATGCAATCTACTGAAGTATTAGGACCTACATCTACGGAATATCATTGGAGTATGCAGGCTGATCATCGTGCGATTCCCCAACCTGGAAAAACCCCGTTTGTATAA
- the hisG gene encoding ATP phosphoribosyltransferase — protein sequence MKNLKIAIQKSGRLNEKSVQLLKNCGLDFENYKSSLITTVSNFPLEILFLRDDDIPGYVEQGIADLGIVGENVIDETESEVNYLQRLGFGKCMLKLAVQKDSDIQDLKDLNGKSIATSYPVILKKFLDEYRIEADIQMISGSVEIAPGLGLSDAICDIVSTGGTLKNNGLKQFADVRKSEAILIGRPGLEDNEILLELLQRIQSVLLAKETKYVVLNVEKTNLPTITALLHGVKSPTIVPLAEEGWVAVHTVISEDDFWGKINKLKSAGAQGIVVMPIEKIIM from the coding sequence TTGAAAAATCTTAAAATTGCTATCCAAAAATCGGGTAGATTAAACGAAAAATCAGTTCAATTACTTAAAAACTGTGGTCTTGACTTCGAAAACTATAAAAGTTCTTTAATAACAACCGTTTCCAATTTTCCATTAGAAATTCTTTTTCTTCGCGATGATGATATCCCAGGATATGTAGAGCAGGGCATTGCTGATCTTGGAATTGTTGGTGAAAATGTCATTGATGAAACCGAATCTGAAGTAAATTATTTGCAACGATTAGGTTTTGGAAAATGCATGTTAAAATTGGCTGTTCAAAAAGACAGCGACATTCAAGATCTAAAAGATCTAAACGGAAAATCAATTGCAACCTCCTATCCTGTTATCTTAAAGAAGTTCTTAGACGAATATCGCATTGAAGCAGATATTCAGATGATATCTGGTTCTGTTGAAATTGCTCCAGGTTTGGGGCTAAGTGATGCGATCTGCGATATTGTATCCACTGGTGGAACATTAAAAAACAATGGTCTTAAACAATTTGCTGATGTCCGCAAATCCGAAGCTATTCTGATTGGCCGCCCAGGATTAGAGGACAACGAGATACTGTTGGAGCTTTTGCAAAGGATTCAGTCTGTCTTATTGGCGAAGGAAACAAAATATGTTGTTCTCAATGTGGAGAAAACAAATCTACCTACTATTACTGCTTTGTTACATGGTGTAAAATCGCCAACGATTGTTCCTTTAGCTGAAGAAGGTTGGGTTGCTGTTCACACGGTTATCTCAGAAGATGATTTCTGGGGCAAGATCAACAAATTAAAATCTGCTGGTGCCCAAGGAATTGTCGTGATGCCGATCGAGAAAATTATTATGTAA
- the hisD gene encoding histidinol dehydrogenase: MLKTFEYAKLTPAELQTLTTRNTDPSHAIQDTVLDIIQEVRQNGDLALINYAYQFDKVELEKLYLDADDIDVLASTINRDQQRALEIAFQNIHKFHSSQVKRERVVETTTGVKCWREIRPIEKVGLYIPGGSAVLPSTLLMLGVPARIAGCKEIIVCSPPQKSGKINGFVAYCLKLLKIERIYLVGGAQAIAAMAFGTETIPKVDKIFGPGNQFVTKAKSIVQGMANVSIDMPAGPSEVLVIADETATPAFVAADLLAQAEHGADSQAVLVATSIDIIQSVNLALEQQLSVLPRFELASKAIDNSYAVLVADMQEALAFSNYYAPEHLILETDEWERLVRLILNAGSVFLGHLTPESAGDYASGTNHTLPTSGYARSYSGVSVDSFVKKITFQHISEEGLVNIGPTVEILAELEGLHAHKNAVTVRREN; this comes from the coding sequence ATGCTTAAAACTTTCGAGTATGCCAAGTTAACACCTGCTGAACTGCAAACGTTAACCACGCGTAATACAGATCCTTCACATGCCATTCAGGATACGGTTTTGGATATTATTCAAGAAGTACGTCAGAATGGAGATCTAGCTTTAATTAATTATGCTTATCAATTTGACAAAGTTGAATTAGAGAAGCTTTATCTTGATGCGGATGATATTGATGTATTAGCATCAACGATCAATCGTGATCAACAACGGGCATTAGAGATTGCCTTTCAAAACATTCATAAATTCCATTCTTCACAAGTGAAGCGTGAGCGTGTTGTAGAAACTACTACTGGTGTAAAATGCTGGCGGGAAATTCGCCCTATTGAAAAAGTTGGTCTTTACATCCCTGGTGGATCGGCGGTCTTACCAAGTACATTATTAATGCTGGGTGTGCCGGCACGAATTGCAGGTTGCAAAGAAATTATTGTCTGTTCTCCACCTCAAAAAAGTGGTAAGATCAACGGCTTTGTTGCCTACTGCCTTAAATTGTTAAAAATAGAGCGTATCTATTTAGTAGGAGGTGCGCAAGCTATAGCGGCAATGGCATTTGGTACGGAAACCATACCAAAAGTAGATAAGATATTTGGTCCAGGCAATCAATTTGTAACCAAAGCGAAAAGTATCGTTCAAGGGATGGCCAATGTCAGCATCGATATGCCCGCTGGCCCTTCGGAGGTATTAGTGATTGCAGATGAAACCGCAACTCCTGCTTTTGTTGCAGCTGATCTGTTAGCTCAAGCTGAACATGGTGCAGACAGTCAAGCCGTACTGGTCGCCACTTCTATCGATATTATTCAATCTGTCAATCTAGCATTAGAGCAGCAATTGTCGGTTTTACCACGTTTTGAATTAGCGAGTAAAGCCATCGACAACTCTTACGCGGTACTAGTCGCTGATATGCAAGAAGCTCTTGCCTTTAGTAACTATTACGCTCCGGAACATTTGATTTTGGAAACGGATGAATGGGAACGTCTAGTTCGTCTTATTTTGAATGCAGGTTCGGTATTTTTAGGACACTTAACTCCCGAAAGTGCTGGAGATTATGCATCAGGAACCAATCATACATTACCAACATCAGGTTATGCGAGGTCTTATTCAGGTGTTTCGGTTGACTCCTTTGTCAAAAAGATAACTTTTCAACATATCAGTGAAGAAGGTTTGGTCAATATTGGCCCCACGGTAGAGATATTAGCCGAGTTAGAAGGACTTCACGCCCATAAAAATGCGGTTACTGTCCGAAGAGAAAATTAA
- a CDS encoding bifunctional 5,10-methylenetetrahydrofolate dehydrogenase/5,10-methenyltetrahydrofolate cyclohydrolase, translating into MNLLDGKLVSAKIKEDIKKDAADFTAKAGRKPHLVAILVGNDGGSETYVASKMRNCELVGFESTNIRYDIDVTEEQLIAKIQEINADETIDGLIVQLPLPKHIDPDKITEAIDYRKDVDGFHPINLGRMQRNLPCFIPATPYGIMLMLDYYGIETAGKHAVVVGRSNIVGSPMSILLARNSNPGNCTVTLTHSRTQDLKTEVLRADIIVAAIGKKNFVTADMVKDGAVVIDVGINRENSTETKSGFKLYGDVDFDQVAPKASWITPVPGGVGLMTIVGLLKNTLEAAKGTIYPRS; encoded by the coding sequence ATGAATTTATTAGACGGTAAACTCGTATCAGCTAAAATTAAAGAAGACATCAAAAAAGATGCAGCTGATTTTACAGCGAAAGCTGGACGTAAACCTCATTTGGTGGCTATCTTAGTTGGGAACGACGGCGGAAGTGAAACTTATGTGGCGAGTAAAATGCGCAATTGTGAATTAGTAGGTTTTGAGTCTACTAATATTCGTTATGATATCGATGTGACAGAAGAACAGTTGATTGCAAAAATTCAAGAAATCAATGCTGATGAAACTATTGACGGTTTAATCGTGCAGTTGCCTCTTCCAAAACATATCGATCCTGATAAAATCACGGAAGCAATCGATTACCGTAAAGATGTCGATGGTTTTCATCCGATCAATTTAGGTAGAATGCAGCGTAATCTACCTTGTTTTATTCCTGCAACACCTTATGGGATTATGTTGATGCTGGATTATTATGGCATAGAGACCGCTGGAAAACATGCTGTAGTGGTAGGAAGAAGTAATATTGTTGGTTCGCCAATGAGTATTCTTTTAGCCCGTAATTCAAACCCAGGAAACTGTACTGTTACTTTAACACATAGTCGTACTCAAGATCTTAAGACCGAAGTTTTACGTGCTGATATCATCGTTGCTGCAATCGGAAAGAAAAACTTTGTTACAGCAGATATGGTGAAAGACGGCGCTGTTGTTATTGATGTAGGTATCAATAGAGAAAATTCAACTGAAACGAAATCTGGCTTTAAGCTTTATGGCGATGTGGATTTTGATCAAGTAGCACCTAAGGCTTCATGGATCACACCTGTACCAGGTGGGGTGGGCTTGATGACTATTGTTGGTTTATTGAAGAATACTTTGGAAGCTGCAAAAGGAACCATATATCCAAGATCATAA
- the lepA gene encoding translation elongation factor 4, which yields MKQIRNFCIIAHIDHGKSTLADRLLEYTNTITQREAQAQLLDNMDLERERGITIKSHAIQMNYIQDGVEYILNLIDTPGHVDFSYEVSRSIAACEGALLIVDASQGIQAQTISNLYLALEHDLEIIPILNKMDLPGAMPEEVKDQIIDLIGGKREDIIPASGKTGLGIPDILKAIVARVPAPVGDPAAPLQALIFDSVYNSFRGIMAYFKVENGEIRKGDKVKFVATGKEYTADEIGTLKLNQVAKDVVRTGDVGYIISGIKEAREVKVGDTITHKERPCDGAIQGFEEVKPMVFAGIYPVDTEDYEELRESMHRLQLNDASLVFEPESSAALGFGFRCGFLGMLHMEIIQERLEREFDMTVITTVPNVSYKAYLTKDNEEVQVHNPSDLPDPSKLDAIEEPYIKANIITKSDFVGPIMSLCIQKRGAIINQSYLTSDRVELVFEMPMGEIVFDFYDKLKTISKGYASFDYTQIGYRQSDLVRLDIRLNDEPVDALSSLIHRSNAYDFGKKICEKLKELLPRQQFEIRIQASIGMKIIARETISALRKDVTAKCYGGDISRKRKLLEKQKKGKKRMRQVGNVEIPQSAFMAVLKLD from the coding sequence ATGAAGCAAATACGTAATTTCTGTATCATCGCACACATTGATCACGGTAAAAGTACATTAGCCGATCGATTATTGGAGTATACCAATACCATTACACAACGTGAAGCGCAGGCACAATTACTAGATAATATGGATTTGGAACGTGAACGTGGTATTACCATTAAGAGTCATGCTATCCAAATGAACTATATACAAGACGGAGTAGAGTATATCCTGAATTTAATTGATACTCCAGGACACGTCGATTTTTCTTACGAAGTATCACGTTCTATTGCTGCCTGTGAAGGTGCATTATTAATTGTCGATGCATCGCAGGGGATACAAGCACAAACAATTTCTAATCTTTATCTCGCATTGGAGCATGATTTGGAAATTATTCCAATTTTAAACAAAATGGATCTTCCTGGTGCTATGCCAGAGGAAGTGAAAGATCAAATCATTGATTTAATAGGCGGTAAACGCGAAGATATTATTCCGGCATCTGGTAAGACAGGTCTTGGTATTCCTGATATTTTAAAAGCAATTGTAGCACGTGTTCCTGCACCTGTAGGTGATCCGGCAGCTCCATTACAGGCTTTGATTTTTGACTCTGTTTATAATTCTTTCCGTGGTATCATGGCCTATTTTAAAGTTGAAAATGGCGAGATCCGTAAAGGTGACAAAGTAAAATTTGTGGCTACCGGAAAAGAATATACTGCGGATGAGATCGGAACCTTGAAATTAAATCAAGTTGCGAAAGATGTGGTCAGAACAGGGGATGTTGGTTACATCATCTCAGGAATCAAAGAAGCACGTGAGGTAAAAGTGGGTGATACCATCACCCATAAAGAAAGACCGTGTGATGGCGCAATCCAAGGATTTGAGGAAGTAAAACCGATGGTTTTTGCTGGTATTTACCCTGTTGATACCGAAGACTATGAGGAACTGCGTGAATCTATGCACCGTTTACAGCTGAACGATGCTTCTCTTGTGTTTGAACCAGAGTCTTCAGCAGCCCTAGGTTTTGGATTCCGTTGTGGATTCTTAGGTATGCTGCATATGGAGATTATCCAAGAACGTCTTGAGCGTGAATTTGATATGACTGTGATCACGACAGTACCAAACGTATCTTATAAAGCTTATTTGACAAAAGATAATGAAGAAGTCCAAGTTCATAATCCATCTGATTTACCTGATCCAAGTAAATTAGATGCTATTGAAGAACCCTATATTAAAGCTAATATCATTACTAAATCAGATTTCGTAGGTCCGATTATGTCCCTTTGTATTCAGAAACGTGGGGCCATCATCAACCAATCTTATTTGACATCTGATCGTGTTGAATTGGTGTTTGAAATGCCAATGGGTGAAATTGTATTTGATTTTTATGATAAATTGAAGACTATTTCTAAAGGTTATGCTTCTTTTGATTATACGCAGATCGGATACCGTCAATCGGATTTGGTGCGTTTAGATATTCGTTTGAATGATGAGCCTGTCGATGCACTGTCCTCTTTGATCCACAGAAGTAATGCTTATGATTTTGGTAAGAAAATTTGTGAAAAATTAAAAGAATTATTGCCTCGTCAACAATTTGAAATTCGTATCCAAGCATCTATTGGAATGAAAATCATAGCACGTGAGACCATTTCAGCATTGCGTAAAGATGTAACAGCAAAATGTTACGGTGGTGATATTTCGCGTAAGCGTAAGCTTTTGGAAAAGCAGAAGAAAGGTAAAAAACGTATGCGTCAAGTAGGTAACGTTGAAATTCCGCAATCGGCATTCATGGCAGTATTGAAATTAGATTAG
- a CDS encoding cation diffusion facilitator family transporter, translating to MSKQKRLVLLSLLTGLGLMIVKFVAYFLTASNAIFTDAAESIVNVIASSFAFYSIYLAAQPKDHNHPYGHGKVEFFSVFLEGGLIFIAGSVILVKGFYNIFFPSTLSNLEEGIGLVAVTALINFIIGFYIMKRGRALGSLTLEADGKHLQVDAYSTVGLIIGLMLMKLTGLAWIDIAISFVLGSFILYNGYKLLRLSIGGLMDESDLDLVKEVVQVLQENRHVDWIDIHNLRVQRYGNELHVDCHLTLPNYYRLDKVHDDISTLDKMVNTKMSIDTEFFIHADPCLPECCSYCQVKDCPIRSQAFTGQIEWRVENVTANRKHFSS from the coding sequence ATGTCTAAGCAAAAAAGATTAGTTCTACTGTCCTTACTAACGGGCTTGGGACTAATGATAGTCAAATTTGTTGCCTATTTCCTCACTGCATCAAACGCGATCTTTACAGATGCAGCAGAGAGCATAGTCAATGTCATTGCTTCTAGTTTTGCTTTTTACAGCATTTATTTAGCTGCACAACCCAAAGACCACAATCATCCTTATGGTCATGGTAAAGTTGAATTCTTTTCAGTTTTTTTAGAAGGAGGATTGATCTTTATAGCGGGCTCCGTTATTTTAGTAAAAGGATTTTACAATATCTTTTTTCCTTCTACTTTGTCCAATCTTGAAGAGGGGATAGGTCTGGTAGCGGTTACTGCTTTGATTAATTTTATCATCGGATTTTATATTATGAAAAGGGGGCGTGCATTAGGCTCACTTACTTTGGAGGCTGATGGTAAGCACTTGCAAGTCGATGCATATAGTACAGTAGGTCTTATTATCGGTTTGATGCTCATGAAATTGACTGGATTAGCATGGATCGATATTGCGATTTCTTTTGTGCTCGGCAGTTTTATCTTGTACAATGGATATAAATTGTTGCGCCTGTCGATAGGTGGTTTGATGGATGAGTCCGATCTGGATCTCGTAAAAGAAGTGGTTCAAGTATTACAGGAAAATCGGCATGTCGATTGGATTGATATTCATAATTTGAGGGTTCAGCGTTATGGCAATGAATTGCATGTAGACTGCCATTTAACATTGCCTAATTACTATAGGCTTGATAAGGTGCATGATGATATATCTACCTTAGATAAAATGGTGAATACAAAAATGTCCATAGATACTGAATTTTTTATTCATGCCGACCCGTGCCTTCCGGAGTGTTGCAGTTATTGTCAGGTAAAGGATTGTCCTATACGCTCCCAAGCATTTACAGGTCAGATTGAATGGCGGGTAGAAAACGTAACCGCCAATCGAAAACATTTTTCATCCTAG
- a CDS encoding pyridoxal phosphate-dependent aminotransferase, whose amino-acid sequence MSTQSYLSDRINNLSESATLKMTKLGRELAAKGVNVISLSVGEPDFNTPDHVKEAAKVALDENWTRYSPVPGYPELRQAIVNKLKIENNLDYDISQIVVSTGAKQSLSNVILTLINPGDEVIIPTPYWVSYSEMVVLAEGKSVFINTEIDNNFKITPEQLEAAITPKTKLFMFSSPNNPTGTVYSKDELAALAKVFEKYPQIFILSDEIYEHINFVDKHESIAQFDSIKDRVIIINGFSKAFAMTGWRLGYIACNKEIAAANDKLQGQTTSGTCSISQRAGIVAYEQGLASVNKMKEAFARRRQLVYDLLAAIPGVKTNLPEGAFYFFPEISSFFGKKDENGNIIKNSSDLALYLLNVGHVATVGGDSFGNDKYIRLSYAASDESLVEALKRIKEALGKLA is encoded by the coding sequence ATGAGCACACAATCATATTTATCAGATAGGATAAACAATTTATCCGAGTCGGCTACGCTTAAAATGACTAAGCTTGGTCGTGAGTTAGCCGCTAAAGGCGTTAATGTTATCAGCTTAAGTGTTGGCGAACCAGATTTTAATACTCCTGACCACGTTAAAGAAGCTGCTAAGGTAGCTTTAGACGAAAATTGGACACGTTATTCTCCTGTTCCGGGATACCCGGAATTACGTCAGGCTATTGTGAATAAATTGAAGATTGAAAATAATCTGGATTATGATATTTCTCAAATCGTAGTTTCTACTGGTGCAAAACAATCTTTATCAAATGTTATTTTAACGCTAATTAATCCAGGAGATGAGGTCATAATCCCTACACCGTACTGGGTTTCCTATTCGGAAATGGTTGTTTTAGCGGAAGGAAAATCGGTTTTCATCAATACTGAGATCGACAACAACTTTAAAATTACACCAGAGCAACTTGAAGCTGCGATCACACCGAAAACAAAATTATTCATGTTCTCATCACCCAATAACCCGACAGGTACGGTGTATAGTAAAGATGAGTTAGCTGCTTTGGCAAAAGTATTCGAAAAATATCCGCAGATTTTCATCTTATCAGATGAAATCTATGAACATATCAATTTTGTAGACAAACACGAATCTATCGCTCAATTTGACAGTATCAAAGACCGTGTAATCATTATAAATGGTTTTTCTAAAGCATTTGCGATGACAGGTTGGAGATTAGGCTACATCGCCTGCAATAAAGAGATCGCTGCTGCAAATGATAAATTACAAGGTCAAACGACATCGGGAACATGTTCGATATCACAACGTGCAGGTATCGTTGCTTATGAGCAAGGATTAGCATCTGTGAATAAAATGAAAGAAGCATTTGCTCGTCGTCGTCAACTGGTTTATGATTTATTAGCTGCAATTCCAGGTGTTAAAACAAATTTACCTGAAGGAGCATTTTACTTCTTCCCAGAAATCAGTTCTTTCTTCGGAAAAAAAGATGAAAATGGAAATATAATCAAAAACTCATCCGACTTAGCACTATACTTATTAAACGTAGGTCATGTTGCTACAGTAGGTGGTGATTCATTTGGAAATGACAAATATATACGTCTATCTTATGCTGCTTCAGACGAAAGTTTAGTAGAAGCTTTAAAACGCATTAAGGAAGCATTAGGCAAATTAGCGTAA